The Marinitoga sp. 1197 genome segment TTGCCAGACTGCATATCTTAAACATTATGTATAATACAATTTCAGAACCAAAAAAAGAATTATCGCCATATGCACCTTTAATAAAAACAACGAAAATACCTATTGACAAAATATCAGAGGTTATAGGGCCTGGAGGAAGAGTAATAAAAGGAATACATAAAGATTTTGATGTTGAGATTTCTATAGATGATGAAACTGGATTAACAAAGGTAAGTGGTCACAATGTTCAGAATATAGATAATGCCATTAAATATATTGAAAGTTTAATTAAAGAAGTTAAAGAAGGAGAAGTTTTCGAAGGAAAAGTATCCAGGATAGAAAATTATGGATTGTTTGTTGAAATTATTCCAGGAAAATTAGGATTATTACATATGTCGAATTTAGGAAAAGATGCCAAAGAATTGTTAAAAAGTATCAAAATTGGCGATATTATGAAAGTGGAAATAATAAGTATTGATGATAATGGTAGGATTCAATTGAAAAAATTTGGTGAAAAGACAGCAGAAAGAAAGAATCATAGAAGAAAAAATTATCAAAAACCGGAGGAAAGAAATGATCATAAAAAGGACGCTGAATAAAGGATTAGATGTTTTATTAATTCCAAGAAATAATGTTAGAAGTGTGTCGATAATTGCTGTTATACGGAGTGGGTCAGCTCATGAACCTGCTGAACTTTCTGGAATATCGCATTTAATAGAACATTCAGTATTTAGAGGTACAGAAAACAGAAATATGGAAGAAATAAAAAGGCCCATCGAGGAATTTGGCGGGTCCTTAAATGCTTTTACAGGAAAGAATCTAACTGCATATTATGCAAAAGTTCCATTAATTGCGGCAAAGGTTGGAGTGGAAATTATATTAGATATCATATTTAATGCTAAATTTAATAAAGAAGATATTGAAAAAGAGAAAAGAATAGTTTTAGATGAAATTGCTATGTATGAAGATGAACCTGTTGAAAATACATTTGAACAATTAAATAAAATTATGTTTGCAAATGAATTTTCATTCCCTGTACTTGGCACAAAAGAGAGCGTATCTAAATTAAATTCACAAATGTTAAAAAAATATTATCTCGAAAAATATACTCCGCAAAATATAGTTTTAACTCTTGTAGGGCCAGAAAAAGAGTTAGAAAAGCTTTTGTTGGATATAGATAGATTGATTCCTGATAGAGAAGGAGAGAAATATCCATTTAAAAGTCCTATTTTCAATGAGAATATTAAAAAGGTTGAAAAAGAAAAAGAAGAACTTTCCCAAATATATATTGCATATTCATTTAAAGCTCCATCAAAAATGTCATCCGGTTTTTATCCTGCTGCAATTTTAAAAACATTTTTAGGAAGCGGAATGAGTTCGTTGTTATTTACAAAAATCAGAGAAGAATTGGGATTGGCTTATGAAATTACTGCAGATTATTCTGCTTATAACAATACAGGAACATTTACTATATTTGCAGCTACTGTTCCACAAAATTTTGAGAAACTCAATAACTCTATTAATGAAAATTTGAAAAATATAGATACATTTGAAAAATGGATAAAATATGGAAAGAAAAGGTTATCTGGTAGATATATGCTTGAAACAGAAAATGGGTTAAATTTTGGTTTTTTGGCATTAGATTATTATCTGTCTTTTGATAAACTAATTGATATAGATGAAATAGTAAATAAAATTAATGTCCAGAAAGATGATGATATAATTAATGTATCCAATGAGATTTTCAGTCAAAAACCATATATTTCTATTGTTAAACCAAAATAAATGGAGTTGGGATTTTGAAAGTAAAAATAAATAGTTTAACTCCAGGTATGATAATTGGAGAGGATATTTATAGCTTAAAAGATCGTTTGAATTTAAAGAAAGGGCAAAAACTTGATCAAAAAACAATTGATCAATTATTACGCAGTGATATTACAGAAATTGAAATTGAAGAATCGGAAACTGCAGTTGGATTTATACAAAAAAATTTTGAAAACCTTCCAAATATTGTTGATGAAGTTGTTTATAGCAAATGGATAAATTCTATTAATGACTTATTTCACCATTTTTCCAAAGAAGAACTTTATGTATCTTTAAACAATATAACAGAAGAAATATATAAGATATTGGATGTAAAAGAATATTTTGTTTTGAATTTTATGAACTCTTTTGGAAATGATAGTTTAATCTATCATTCCTTAAATACTGCTATAATAGTTTCTATAATTGCAAAAAAGATAGAAACCCCATATATTATGTATAAGCAAACTGTGAAGTTTGCGCTTATACATGATATTGGATATGCTATGTTAGACGAACGTATTATCAATGATTTTGAAAGTGAAGAGAGAAATGCTCTTATACATAATATAGTTGCTTATAAAAAACTACAGGATTTAAAAGCAACATTGAATCATGAAATTCTTGAAAGTGTATTATATCATCACGAAAGATATGATGGAAAAGGAAAGTTTCATTTAAAAGGAGAAAAGATACCTCCTCTTGTTAGAATTACACAAGTTGCTGATGCATATACATCATTAACAGAATTAGGATATACACCATATCAGGCATTATCATGGATATTAAAAAAGTGTGGATTTATTTTTGATCCATATTATGTTAGTTTATTATATGAAATTACTGGATATTATCCTACTGGCACAAAGGTTAAACTAAGTAACGGAACAGTAGGAATTGTTTTAAAAAGAAATGACATTGAATTCTTCCCCGAAGTATTAGTGGATAATGAAACGGTAAAAACTGGACCAGATACAAATATTTATATAAAAGAGGTGATTGAATGAAAATAGTACCTCTTAACAAAGCTAAATTTGGCATGGTACTTGCAATGGATATTCGCGATACAACTGGCAAAGTTATCTTAAAAAAAGGAACAGAAGTAAATGAAATTGTCATTTATACTTTGAAAAAAGCTGGAATCTTTAATATCCCAGTAAAGAAGTTAGATGTATTGAAGGAATTAAAAAAAGAAGCTGAAAATCATGGGGTTATAAGCAAAGAAAAACTTGATTTAAATTATAAGAGAGTAAAAGAAGTGTTTAAAACACTGGAAAAAAGCGGTGATATTGATATTGATTT includes the following:
- a CDS encoding M16 family metallopeptidase, with product MIIKRTLNKGLDVLLIPRNNVRSVSIIAVIRSGSAHEPAELSGISHLIEHSVFRGTENRNMEEIKRPIEEFGGSLNAFTGKNLTAYYAKVPLIAAKVGVEIILDIIFNAKFNKEDIEKEKRIVLDEIAMYEDEPVENTFEQLNKIMFANEFSFPVLGTKESVSKLNSQMLKKYYLEKYTPQNIVLTLVGPEKELEKLLLDIDRLIPDREGEKYPFKSPIFNENIKKVEKEKEELSQIYIAYSFKAPSKMSSGFYPAAILKTFLGSGMSSLLFTKIREELGLAYEITADYSAYNNTGTFTIFAATVPQNFEKLNNSINENLKNIDTFEKWIKYGKKRLSGRYMLETENGLNFGFLALDYYLSFDKLIDIDEIVNKINVQKDDDIINVSNEIFSQKPYISIVKPK
- a CDS encoding HD-GYP domain-containing protein, whose protein sequence is MKVKINSLTPGMIIGEDIYSLKDRLNLKKGQKLDQKTIDQLLRSDITEIEIEESETAVGFIQKNFENLPNIVDEVVYSKWINSINDLFHHFSKEELYVSLNNITEEIYKILDVKEYFVLNFMNSFGNDSLIYHSLNTAIIVSIIAKKIETPYIMYKQTVKFALIHDIGYAMLDERIINDFESEERNALIHNIVAYKKLQDLKATLNHEILESVLYHHERYDGKGKFHLKGEKIPPLVRITQVADAYTSLTELGYTPYQALSWILKKCGFIFDPYYVSLLYEITGYYPTGTKVKLSNGTVGIVLKRNDIEFFPEVLVDNETVKTGPDTNIYIKEVIE